The DNA sequence TGCGTTAAAATCATTTGTACGAACTCTGACATCAAAGCAATAATTAGAGCTTAGATATTGTTTCTCCCGTCAATTTGTCGCGTAGATAACAATATAACGTAAGAGGTAAATTTACTAAGTAAAACCTATGGATTCACCAATTCAGGCAGTACAAGCTCCCTATAGAGGAGGCGGTGGTAACTATCGCACTCCACCCCCAGATTTACCTTCTCTGCTATTAAAAGAGCGCATTATCTATTTAGGTCTTCCTTTAGTTTCTCCTGATGAGTATAAAGACCAAATGGGAATTGACGTTACGGAGTTGATCGTAGCTCAATTACTCTTTCTACAATTTGATGATCCAGACAAACCAATTACCATGTACATCAACTCTACTGGTACTTCTTGGTATGGCGGAGACTCCATTGGTTTTGAAACAGAAGCTTTTGCTATCTGTGACACTATGGACTACATTAAGCCCCAAGTACATACTATCTGTATTGGTCAGGCGATGGGAACGGCAGCGATGATTCTCTCTTCTGGAGCCAAAGGCTATCGCGCCAGCTTGCCCAACGGCACAATTATTCTGCATCAACCCCGTCAGGGTGCAAGAGGACAAGCAACCGATATTCAAATTCGTGCCAAAGAAGTCATTGAAAATAAGCGAGCTGTCTTGGAAATTTTTAGTCGTAACACTGGTCAATCAGTAGAGAAGCTAGAAAAAGATACAGACAGAATGCTTTATATGACTCCCCAAGATGCCAAGAACTACGGCTTAATCGATAAAGTTCTAGAAAGTACTAGCGATCTGCCTACTCCTGTAGCTGCTCTTAGTTAAATACAGCTTTCAGCTTTTAGCTCTTAGCTTTTAGCTAAATCAAAGCTAATAATTCACAGCTTTAAACAAGAAGAACACTAGAAACCCCTAATAAAGGTAAATTAAAGTCTATGCCCATTGGTATTCCCAAAGTTCCCTATCAAATGCCTGGTCAGCAGTATAGCGACTGGATTAGCATTTATGACCGCTTATATCGTGAGCGCATTATTTTCCTCGGCCGAGGAGTTAATGATAGTCTAGCTAATCAAATTATTGCGATCATGCTCTACCTGGATTCTGAAGATCCTGGTAAAC is a window from the Pleurocapsa minor HA4230-MV1 genome containing:
- a CDS encoding ATP-dependent Clp protease proteolytic subunit; translated protein: MDSPIQAVQAPYRGGGGNYRTPPPDLPSLLLKERIIYLGLPLVSPDEYKDQMGIDVTELIVAQLLFLQFDDPDKPITMYINSTGTSWYGGDSIGFETEAFAICDTMDYIKPQVHTICIGQAMGTAAMILSSGAKGYRASLPNGTIILHQPRQGARGQATDIQIRAKEVIENKRAVLEIFSRNTGQSVEKLEKDTDRMLYMTPQDAKNYGLIDKVLESTSDLPTPVAALS